The Fimbriimonas ginsengisoli Gsoil 348 genome window below encodes:
- a CDS encoding Gfo/Idh/MocA family protein — protein sequence MLKVALVGIGFMGRMHASVYETLSNAQIVAIVDKDPKRLEPFGVKGFATVEEALTAVEIDAVDICLPTDLHREFTVKAANAGKHVLCEKPMALSVGEADEMIAAAERNGVRLMIAHCIRFWPEYAYVTRLQREGTLGRLLSINLTRYGEFPSWSSDNWLADAKRAGGGALDMHIHDTDYALGLLGEPEEMAAFGTEDARGMSQMFTTMRFADGSVAHLEGGWNLPPKTPFKMAFRAIFERGAAIMDGGPLTIYAEGAEPQTPEFEKMSTAGGGNISDLGGYYHEIKYFVDRVLSSEPFEVTDAQSSRRSLEVTLEEIHQAHGRQAACA from the coding sequence ATGCTGAAGGTTGCCCTCGTTGGCATCGGCTTCATGGGCCGCATGCACGCCAGCGTCTACGAAACTCTCTCCAACGCGCAGATCGTCGCCATCGTCGACAAAGACCCCAAGCGTCTCGAGCCGTTCGGCGTCAAGGGTTTTGCAACGGTAGAGGAGGCGCTCACCGCCGTGGAGATCGACGCCGTCGACATCTGCCTTCCGACCGACCTCCACCGAGAGTTTACGGTGAAGGCGGCCAACGCGGGGAAACATGTTTTGTGCGAAAAGCCGATGGCGCTATCGGTCGGTGAGGCCGACGAGATGATCGCCGCCGCCGAACGGAACGGGGTGCGGCTGATGATCGCCCACTGCATCCGCTTCTGGCCCGAGTATGCGTACGTCACCCGCCTTCAGCGAGAGGGGACGCTCGGACGGCTACTGTCGATCAACCTGACCCGATACGGAGAGTTTCCAAGCTGGTCGAGCGATAATTGGCTGGCGGATGCCAAGCGTGCCGGCGGCGGCGCGCTGGACATGCACATCCACGACACCGACTACGCCCTCGGCCTGCTCGGCGAACCGGAGGAGATGGCGGCGTTCGGCACCGAAGACGCCCGCGGCATGAGCCAAATGTTCACCACGATGCGATTCGCCGACGGATCGGTGGCGCACCTGGAAGGAGGGTGGAATCTGCCGCCGAAAACGCCTTTCAAGATGGCGTTTCGAGCCATCTTCGAGCGGGGCGCCGCGATTATGGATGGCGGACCGCTGACGATTTACGCGGAAGGGGCCGAGCCGCAGACGCCTGAATTCGAGAAGATGTCGACCGCCGGAGGTGGCAACATCAGCGACCTTGGCGGCTACTACCACGAGATCAAATACTTCGTGGACCGAGTGTTGTCAAGTGAGCCGTTCGAAGTTACCGATGCCCAGTCGTCTCGGCGTTCGCTCGAAGTGACGTTGGAAGAGATCCACCAGGCCCATGGCCGCCAGGCGGCCTGCGCGTGA
- a CDS encoding beta-galactosidase, with the protein MALTRVGIPTAESHQRVMPPKRALGVHGAPASFPYPEGIPSPSEGLRGTSYPGTDADNLIYPNGVASGKGRNPVGVETLAAVSTRVGRRYAAYQPFARGRYPFGIGDGAIAFTTPKAPALGGAPSAPRASFVASGDRFLLNGKPFVIRSGEMHYPRVPRAYWRDRMRKAKAMGLNTICTYVFWSLHEPKPGKFDFSGNLDLAAYIRTAQQEGLYVIVRPGPYICTEFDFGGLPAWLQKDRSMVVRSKDPKFLRYTQRYFDKVGKLLKPLLIQNGGPIILTQVENEYGSYGADHVYMGAVRDALIHAGFSGQLFTSDGPGQGMLSGGTLPGIPAAVNFGGGGESAIAELKRFRPDAPKMVGEYWCGWFDHWGERHHRTAAAPHAKDIEWFIKNDVSFNLYMFHGGTSFGFMAGANGDKNSYQPDVTSYDYDSPLDESGRVTEKYRVFRDTIARGSGETLPPVPASPAPIALPTFKLRYDFNLDNRPASRVVESTAPKTFEELGQSGGMVIYSAQTKLSGPQVLEVQGLHDFAVVSVNGKVAGTLDRRTSSPRLSLVLPSNGSTIELAVEMHARINFGHELANEREGIVGKVLLGEQELQNWSQAAYPLTEAPKTFSWGGAGTPRSPLIYRGEFSVSHPGDTFLDLGNWTKGYVWVNGHNLGRYWTAAGPQRTLYLPGCWMKPGSNEVVIIDEGPLQKVPTLVGLDHAILDARPTAGLRPIRKPGQTVDLTRQTVAAQGEFTPKVMWQSVKLPEDDVRYVAFEVLSEHGQGPFASAAEIELIGLDDKPIKGVHVVYADSEELDNENGSAANVVDGQPTTMWHTQWGDAQPKPPHLLVLDLGTITQIKALRYLPRADAPNGRVKAYRIYMSTMGLAVGG; encoded by the coding sequence GTGGCGTTAACCCGCGTCGGCATTCCGACGGCGGAGTCGCATCAACGCGTGATGCCCCCCAAACGGGCGTTGGGCGTCCACGGGGCTCCAGCTTCTTTCCCGTATCCCGAAGGGATTCCGTCCCCCAGCGAAGGGTTGCGAGGCACGAGCTACCCTGGTACCGACGCCGACAACCTCATCTACCCCAACGGGGTTGCGTCCGGAAAAGGCCGCAACCCCGTTGGGGTAGAAACCTTAGCGGCGGTCAGCACCAGGGTAGGACGCCGCTACGCGGCTTACCAACCCTTCGCTAGGGGACGCTATCCCTTCGGGATAGGAGACGGCGCGATCGCTTTCACCACTCCGAAGGCTCCCGCGCTTGGCGGGGCTCCGTCTGCTCCGAGAGCTTCCTTCGTCGCCTCGGGCGACAGGTTCCTCCTGAACGGGAAGCCGTTCGTCATCCGTTCGGGCGAGATGCACTACCCCCGGGTGCCGCGGGCGTATTGGCGCGACCGGATGCGGAAGGCGAAGGCGATGGGGCTGAACACGATCTGCACCTACGTCTTCTGGAGCCTCCACGAGCCGAAGCCCGGGAAGTTCGACTTTAGCGGCAACCTAGACCTGGCGGCGTACATCCGCACCGCTCAGCAAGAAGGGCTCTACGTTATCGTCCGGCCGGGGCCCTACATTTGCACCGAATTCGATTTCGGCGGCCTGCCCGCCTGGCTTCAAAAGGACCGGTCGATGGTGGTCCGGAGCAAGGATCCGAAGTTCCTCCGGTATACGCAACGCTACTTCGACAAGGTGGGCAAGCTGCTCAAGCCGCTTCTCATTCAGAACGGCGGCCCGATCATCCTTACTCAGGTCGAGAACGAGTACGGTTCGTACGGCGCCGACCACGTCTACATGGGCGCGGTGCGCGACGCCTTGATTCACGCCGGTTTCAGCGGCCAGCTTTTCACCTCCGACGGACCCGGCCAGGGAATGCTGAGCGGAGGAACGTTGCCGGGGATCCCGGCCGCGGTCAATTTTGGCGGCGGGGGTGAGAGCGCGATCGCGGAGCTGAAGAGATTCCGCCCCGACGCTCCGAAGATGGTGGGCGAGTACTGGTGCGGCTGGTTCGACCACTGGGGCGAGCGGCATCACCGGACCGCTGCCGCCCCACACGCGAAAGACATCGAGTGGTTCATCAAGAACGACGTCTCGTTCAACCTCTACATGTTCCACGGCGGCACCAGCTTCGGCTTCATGGCGGGAGCCAACGGCGACAAGAACTCGTACCAGCCGGACGTCACGAGTTACGACTACGACTCGCCTCTGGACGAGTCGGGCCGCGTAACGGAGAAGTACCGGGTGTTCCGCGACACGATCGCTCGCGGGAGCGGAGAGACCCTGCCGCCGGTGCCGGCTTCGCCGGCGCCGATCGCCTTGCCGACGTTCAAGCTTCGATACGACTTCAACCTCGACAATCGCCCTGCTTCCCGGGTGGTGGAATCCACGGCTCCCAAAACGTTTGAGGAACTTGGCCAGTCGGGCGGGATGGTGATCTATTCCGCGCAGACAAAGCTGTCGGGCCCCCAAGTGCTCGAGGTCCAGGGGCTCCACGATTTCGCGGTGGTGTCCGTGAACGGAAAGGTCGCCGGCACCCTCGATCGACGGACTTCTAGCCCTCGGCTCTCCCTGGTGCTTCCTTCAAATGGAAGCACGATAGAGCTCGCCGTAGAAATGCACGCCCGAATCAACTTTGGGCATGAGCTGGCAAACGAGCGAGAGGGGATCGTGGGCAAGGTGCTTCTTGGCGAACAAGAGCTACAAAATTGGAGCCAAGCCGCCTACCCGCTAACCGAGGCGCCAAAAACGTTTTCCTGGGGGGGCGCCGGCACTCCGCGTTCGCCTCTCATTTACCGGGGGGAGTTCAGCGTCTCCCACCCCGGCGATACGTTCCTCGATCTCGGGAACTGGACCAAGGGATATGTATGGGTCAACGGACATAACCTTGGCCGATACTGGACCGCGGCCGGGCCGCAACGGACGCTCTATCTTCCGGGATGCTGGATGAAACCGGGCTCGAACGAGGTGGTGATCATCGATGAGGGACCTCTGCAAAAGGTTCCCACCCTGGTAGGTCTCGACCATGCGATCCTCGACGCCCGTCCGACAGCGGGACTTAGACCGATCCGGAAGCCCGGTCAAACCGTGGACCTCACCCGCCAAACCGTCGCCGCCCAAGGCGAATTCACACCGAAAGTCATGTGGCAATCGGTGAAGTTGCCGGAGGACGACGTTCGGTACGTGGCGTTCGAGGTGCTGAGCGAGCACGGGCAGGGCCCGTTCGCCTCCGCCGCCGAAATCGAGCTGATCGGTCTCGACGATAAGCCGATCAAGGGGGTCCATGTCGTCTACGCCGACAGCGAAGAGCTCGACAACGAGAACGGCTCCGCCGCCAACGTCGTCGACGGCCAGCCCACCACGATGTGGCACACCCAGTGGGGCGACGCCCAGCCCAAACCGCCCCACCTCCTGGTCCTCGACCTCGGCACGATCACCCAAATCAAAGCCCTCCGCTACCTCCCAAGAGCCGACGCGCCGAACGGCCGAGTAAAGGCGTATCGGATCTATATGAGCACGATGGGGTTAGCTGTTGGCGGTTAG